The DNA window TAGAATAATACATAACATATGCATCTGGAACTATCTTACATTTTCTCATTAGgtatatctaaattttgttcaaCTAATTTTTAGGTCATGAACGTGAGGACAGTATCAAATTCAatagttgaaatttttgtgtagTCACCTTAACTAGAGCGAATGCTAAAGCTACTTGATGTCTTGCAGATGAGTGCATATTTTGCTCCAGCATTTTTTAGCCATCTCCTGGGGAAATGTATGAGGCGTAGAAACCCCATTGTGGAAGTGTTAAAATTGGGTTTGGTGGTCTTAGGAACGTTTGCAATTATTTGGCTGCCTTATCTTCATTCAGTTGATGCTGTTTTACAGGTACGAGGAAACGTCCAATAACATGATCATTATTAGTCGCTCTGTCAGTTTACCTTCAAGTGTCAATACAATGTTCTTCATCCAGATTAAAGGAAACTTCTGTTTAgtctttttttcataaaaaagtGGGCTGAAGAAGGGCTTCAACTGCTATCCATTTGTATCAAAAGAGAGATCATTACCCTTTCTTAGCATTCAGGAGTTCAGAGCTGAGAGTGTTAATTACATGCATAGTCATCCTATAGCATAATGAAACACACCGGTGTCCTATTCATCTCGTCAAATTAAAGTTGCAATATGTATTTGGTGGGTactaaaatcaaatcattGTTTCAACCACTGTGAGGATTTTGAAAACATTCTTGGACCAGCAAGGCAGGAATGACACACGGCTTAAGAATTGTAATGTAGTTGCTCTAACAATACAAAATCTTACATGTTGGTAATACAATATTCTTTGACCAGCTAGGCAGGAAGGAAACACAGGCTTCAGATTTGTAGTGTAGTTTCTCTAACAATACAGTCTTATACGTTGGTAGTACCATATCTTACATCCAGATTTTGCTATTATTTTTTGTGTGTGGTTTATGTTAGCATCCATTCtgttttttgaagtttaatcCAAGTCTGGATGGCTTAGGTTCTATCACGTCTTGCTCCCTTTGAGAGAGGATTATACGAAGATTATGTGGCGAACTTTTGGTGTACCACATCTGTCCTTATTAAGTGGAAGAGGTTTTTCTCAGTAAAATTGCTGAAATTTCTCAGCTTCACTGCTACGCTGTCTACTTGTTTACCTTCCATGATTCAACAGATTCGTTTCCCAAGTAAACAGGGGTTTCTACATGGCCTTCTATGTAGTTCTTTCTCATTCTACCTGTTCTCATTTCAAGGTACTTAACCCTCGCTCctctttttcctctctccCCATGAGTTAGGATGATATTAGCATGAAGATAGTCTAATTTTTACTGCCTCTGAATAACATTGCAGTGCATGAGAAGTCTGTTCTTCTGCCTCTTCTTCCTGCAAGCATGTTGGCTCTGGATGAACCTTCattatttatacattttcTGCACTATGCATTGCTTTCAATGTTTCCTCTTATAGTTCGAGACAAACTGGTTCAAGCATATCTTGCCATTTATGCTCTTACCTTCCTTATTATCAATGCATCAAATAAAGGACAGCGAAAAGGGGGAGCATTTCATTCTGCGAGGGTTTTATTTGGATTCTTTCTGTTTTGTTCGCTTGTTCTCCACGTTGTTTACTTGGTGGTGCGCCCGCCTGAGAGGTACCCTTTTCTCTTTGAGGCAGTAATTATGCTTCTTTGCTTTTCTCAATTCACCTTCCTTGCGGTCTTCTCCAATATAAAGCAATGGACGCTGTCTAAAGATGTTCAACCGATGGACAAGCAGAAGCTTAATTAATCTGCTATGCTTCTAACTTAGTTACAACCTGTGACTTCacacttttgttttcttaaccAAGAACAGATTATCTTCTTATTTAGAACCGAAGGAACTGGGCAGCGGCCCTACAGtagttcatttttattttatttttttatagttgaTGAAGGTACAGTTTCCAGGGAGctatttttaccattttcatgtttctttttcatctctttAAGTTCTTTCTTGACTATTTTTTGTGTGTTTCTTAATGAAGGCTGTTTCtccattaaaaagaaaaaaaaaaaaggttatatGAAACTGTTATCTCCCTTGACTACCCGAGTTGAACTGTTGGTCATTATGGTTGTGTTTGATATGGAACTGTTATCTCCCTTCTAATTcctaaaaaaggaagataatGCATTGGGTTCAAAGCAAACAATTTGCTCGCATTATCTGTGACACAAAACTAGCAGCTAACTCGGGTCTCTCGGCAAAATGGCTTGGAGCAGTGGGTTCTGATTGGAAACCCCTAGTCCCCCACAAAGCTGTTGACACCGTTCACACAACTTGCAGCCTAAGGGCAACTCTTAAGGTGGTTCGTAACCCGTGGTGGTTTGTTAGGCTCCTAGGGACTTAGAGTCATTCCAAACATGCCCTTACaaatggaggaggagaagTTCTCCATATTCTTTAAATTGCCAAGTTTTGGCTCATGGACCAGCTACAGATTGAAGTCAAGAGGTGTACGTTTTCTTTTTACTGGCCTTTGTTTCAGCTTTAGTAAGCTTCTTAGTTTGTTCTGTTGGTCTGTCATGCCGCTGAGTCATGTCAGCTTGTCCTGTCATGACACCATTAGTTAGATGTTAAAAAATGCAGAGCTTATTGCTGAGTATGTTGAAATTTCAGGTAGCTTAGAAGTTCAGAGAAAGCAGGAGGTGGTGAGGTTAGGGGGGAAATAGCTAGAAGCTCCTCCCCCATCTATACCGACTTCTATGTTAATTTTTCTCTAACACCAATTATTGTATGTATTGCTAGATTTGCTCCCTACCCTTCCTACTAAAGTGTTGGTGATGCTATATGTCGACCCAGACGATCGGGTTCGTTTCATTTGGTACTCTTTTTGGTAAGAAATCTATCTTTGGATTTGCTTTCGGATTCGCCTTTATTCATAGGACTCTTTAATGGTCTCTCTGTGTAGAGTTGATTCATAATATCAACCCCCACTCTGTTCTTGTTTGACCTATTTCTCATCTCTACTGATATCTGTCTTTGCTAGGTCGTAGTTTCAGAAGCTTGTTGTTATTTTCAATTGTCCTCAAAACTTCTAATATAATGTTCTTCATACAGCTCGAGGTAAGTAATTGCCATTAGGGGtagttttattgaattaaaaagtaaCAAACCCACCACCAGTGGATACTGACTATCATTTTAGAcattttagacttttcctatgatgttccccttaaggttttttagacttttcctttcgttctcctctccaatcaatgtgagatctcacaattcaccccttcgaggtccagcatcctcgctgacactcattctgCTCTCCAATCGATGAGAGATCTCACAAGTTCACTCTCTTCGGAGGAGCCCAGCGTCTTTGTTGGTACATTactcggtgtctgactttgatattagatctcaaaatattatatttttacccTTGAATCTTTGATTTAGTTTCTTGAGGTTTCAACATGTTACTTTTTTAACCGTAAAATCTTCAAACTTGGaaccaaatgaaaattaaacacCACATACTGAATTTTGAAACCTATGAACTCGTCAATTTTTACcgttttttaataaacaatcAAGAAATTTACCTTCGCTCACCATTTTCCTATTATTAGATCATTATATATCtatgataattaaattactaattttatttcaaagaaaaaaaaaaacaatttaaacgTGGGATAGTTTAAAGTGGAGGGAGAATTCTTTCACGTATCCACCAAAGACATAATAGTAAGCTAATAGCCTCAAAAGATTGTGATATCAATTACAAAATGAGTTGATATAGCAACATTGCTTACAACATGGGGAGTAGCTAGTGATTAGATATCACTAATCAACAAGTGGGTTTTGAGatttggaaattaatttataaactaaatcaTAGCCCTGCATTTTCGTGTTAAAAACCAACTAAATTTTGATCGTTTGTTTTTAGGGTCGGTCACAAACATGTTCgtattctttattattatttttttaaaataaataatttaaaataagtatCAGCAtaccaatttgaacataattcaacttgttaaaatatatcatttgaGCGGTTCAAATCTTCCTCATATGATAACTATAATAAGAACTTATTCATAAACGTCCACCAAAATCATTTACAAGTCTAGAGCAAGACCTACAATATTTAGAGCTTTTGTTATGATGTTTGTTGAGttgtaaaaaaatagagtGAAAAGGCAAAATTTAGGAATTAGAACCTAAATAGGACCCCCAACAGGCCCTTTCCTATAATGTTGGTACATTTGTTTTGGAGGAAAGGAATAgttaaaatcttcaaaaaccTTTAAATTCAGAGTTCAATTNaaaaaaaaaaaaaaaaaaaaaaaaaaaaaaatcttctccaagattttctctattttaaaagttttcaaACATAGTTCACGAGCCTATTAAGTTCATACTATTAATTTGTCTAATACATAGATGATATTCTAACCatgtgacacccgagtaaagaAAGGATGCATAAATAAATCGAAACTATATCTGAATGAGAATGATTTTGGGTACAGGATGAAAGTTATTACCTATAATAACAAAGTGTACCTTTCTCTCGTGACTAaatcatagaaacttcatAGTTAAGGTGTTTTACTTAGAGCagttctatgttgggtgatcttttataaatttttctaggatacatgtgagtgaggataaAACATGCTGgaaggactcgtgttggtgGTCTATGAAGATAGtaggtaacgtgaccatgtcgcaGAGGAATATCAGGGCTACTAGGTGTTGAATCTAGCCAAAGACGGTCGAAAATAGCACACTAGGCCAACTCGTCAGACCTTTTGGCACACGCGATTGGCTACACTAAAATGACAAACCGAGTCTACCTTCATGCCCTATTGAGAAATCCTACGAGAGGAGCTTCCCCACAAGATCACATCCTCCAAATAGACCGACTAAAGAGTAATCATAGAATCAGTAGTTTCGAGATCACTGAAACCCACAATTACAAAAACACACAAGAATCAGTAACTTTAGAACACCAATGTCTAGAACTTCTAGACAAGATCAAAGTAAGCAATCTAACTTATGAACAACTCGGTTTTGAATAGCATACTTAAACAAGTTGTAATCGACCGTCATAAGACAAGACCACCCAAAAAAAACACATCACATGCatagaacaacaaaaaaaaaaaaaaaaaaaacattttttttttaacaagtgAGTTGTCCATTATAAATAGACTCATTCCTTCATCCATTAAAAAACCCACCAATCTCTCTCCTATTTTCTGTTTCTAACAAAGcttcctcttttcttccatggccttcataatttttctaacaaCACTTCTTCTAATATTTATTGCATCACTTGCAAGGATTTCATATGATACTTTCTCATTCTACTGCCTCACCCCTAGAAGAATTCGGAAGACGATGGAGCAACAAGGCGTTCGTGGCCCGAAGCCCCGGCTGCTGATCGGAAACATCCTTGACGTAGCGGGACTTGTGGCGAAGTCCACGGCCAACGACATGAGCTCAATTGATCATGATATCGTCGACCGCTTATTGCCTCATTACACCATTTGGACAAAGCAATATGGTACGAATAGTGCtaagaatatgaataaatgATTGAATATACGATGAACCCGTTTGGTTTGATCGAACAGGGAAGAGGTTTATTTACTGGAACGGGACCGAGCCGCGGCTGTGTCTGGCCGAGACGGAGTTGATCAAAGAACTGTTGGGGAAGAAGAGTAGTGTGTGTGGGAGATCATGGCTGCAACGACAGGGGACCAAACATTTCATAGGGAAAGGATTGTTGATGGCAAATGGGGAAGATTGGTATCATCAACGTCACATCGTGGCTCCTGCGTTTATGGGAGATAAGCTTAAGGTGAGATCGTTTTTCGGAATGAACCGTTTAATTACGActtatttgattgtttttcaGAATGAACCGTTTAATCTATATATTAtcggtgagatcccacctcagttggagaggagaataaaatatttaactgtgtgaaaacctctccatagtagacgcgttttttctggtaaagtaaaaaaaggaagtgggtttggactgttacagaagatatcaaagccaaacactgggttatgtgccaatgaggaggctgaaccctGAAGGTGAGtgaacacgaggcggtgtgccagcaaggacgttggcctcaaaggggtagacacaaggcggtgtgccaacaaggacgttggccctgaaggggtggacacgaggcgatgtgctagcaaggacgttggcctCAAAGGGGTATACACAAGGCAGCGTGCCAACAAGGGCGTTGGCCtcaaaggggtagacacgaagcggtgtgccaacaaggacgttggtcctgaagggggtggacacgagacagtgtgccaacaaggacgttggtcctgaagggggtggacacgagacggtgtgtcagcaaggacgttggctccgaaggaggtggattaggatgtcccacatcgattgtagaaaaaaacaagtgctagcgaggac is part of the Cucurbita pepo subsp. pepo cultivar mu-cu-16 chromosome LG03, ASM280686v2, whole genome shotgun sequence genome and encodes:
- the LOC111790566 gene encoding probable dolichyl pyrophosphate Man9GlcNAc2 alpha-1,3-glucosyltransferase isoform X2; this encodes MATMRHRGIGWKSPSTFQLKTGIRTAPPMTSTIGDLIIHPLQPIRVTFMVYSSSCLIQSQFHCLLREVMSPILGGKLLMRWTVLSSDVLIFFPAVLYFVLAYSSNNSSFRKSDLAWQIAVLLINPCLILIDHGHFQYNCISLGLTVGAIAAICTDKDLVGSFLFTLALNHKQMSAYFAPAFFSHLLGKCMRRRNPIVEVLKLGLVVLGTFAIIWLPYLHSVDAVLQVLSRLAPFERGLYEDYVANFWCTTSVLIKWKRFFSVKLLKFLSFTATLSTCLPSMIQQIRFPSKQGFLHGLLCSSFSFYLFSFQVHEKSVLLPLLPASMLALDEPSLFIHFLHYALLSMFPLIVRDKLVQAYLAIYALTFLIINASNKGQRKGGAFHSARVLFGFFLFCSLVLHVVYLVVRPPERYPFLFEAVIMLLCFSQFTFLAVFSNIKQWTLSKDVQPMDKQKLN
- the LOC111790566 gene encoding probable dolichyl pyrophosphate Man9GlcNAc2 alpha-1,3-glucosyltransferase isoform X1; this translates as MEKVKESKATKNKDDLNNHDDACWWSIHKGVKSIFLSISLFALLVRVAVSLHPYSGAGIPPKYGDYEAQRHWMEITINLPAKDWYQNSTTNDLNYWGLDYPPLTAYQSYIHGLFLKLFDSESVSLFTSRGYESYFGKLLMRWTVLSSDVLIFFPAVLYFVLAYSSNNSSFRKSDLAWQIAVLLINPCLILIDHGHFQYNCISLGLTVGAIAAICTDKDLVGSFLFTLALNHKQMSAYFAPAFFSHLLGKCMRRRNPIVEVLKLGLVVLGTFAIIWLPYLHSVDAVLQVLSRLAPFERGLYEDYVANFWCTTSVLIKWKRFFSVKLLKFLSFTATLSTCLPSMIQQIRFPSKQGFLHGLLCSSFSFYLFSFQVHEKSVLLPLLPASMLALDEPSLFIHFLHYALLSMFPLIVRDKLVQAYLAIYALTFLIINASNKGQRKGGAFHSARVLFGFFLFCSLVLHVVYLVVRPPERYPFLFEAVIMLLCFSQFTFLAVFSNIKQWTLSKDVQPMDKQKLN
- the LOC111790566 gene encoding probable dolichyl pyrophosphate Man9GlcNAc2 alpha-1,3-glucosyltransferase isoform X3, whose amino-acid sequence is MATMRHRGIGWKSPSTFQLKTGIRTAPPMTSTIGDLIIHPLQPIRVTFMVYSSSCLIQSQFHCLLREVMSPILVLYFVLAYSSNNSSFRKSDLAWQIAVLLINPCLILIDHGHFQYNCISLGLTVGAIAAICTDKDLVGSFLFTLALNHKQMSAYFAPAFFSHLLGKCMRRRNPIVEVLKLGLVVLGTFAIIWLPYLHSVDAVLQVLSRLAPFERGLYEDYVANFWCTTSVLIKWKRFFSVKLLKFLSFTATLSTCLPSMIQQIRFPSKQGFLHGLLCSSFSFYLFSFQVHEKSVLLPLLPASMLALDEPSLFIHFLHYALLSMFPLIVRDKLVQAYLAIYALTFLIINASNKGQRKGGAFHSARVLFGFFLFCSLVLHVVYLVVRPPERYPFLFEAVIMLLCFSQFTFLAVFSNIKQWTLSKDVQPMDKQKLN